One window from the genome of Dermacentor silvarum isolate Dsil-2018 chromosome 5, BIME_Dsil_1.4, whole genome shotgun sequence encodes:
- the LOC119453425 gene encoding neprilysin-1, translating into MHQQSSQSENMGSATGPVSGSRRSAAFSGAFRMTRRDLIATALLVSGASAIVVTAAIAARSRHRPEPLPSLLDLKPPRENPWQTRHMPLYFECESSACRATAEDLRKNVAWSLNPCADFYEYVCSSDRTQTNVYDYAVAHYLREVREVIRKYQNLGFFSRTAMSKKITGFFSACQSSRLDLSSWRSQLAHTWKYLDLAGNLEGVESMLATFSRVLEVFPIVHVAVLEASHRTCVVLTKPDGKGADRIFHVPHAFSTSFRHFAAGLLGHTGKIPADADNLINSAAKMEAELQKYSGPQGERYYHLHEYGDIPASEVGNGSTAFDWTTYLRNFLTGVVSVKADSCVIVKSPAYVRHVVKVFGKVSKKDVRSFLKLRAAMALMPFRKLADAPGKEEVEKLCTLATYKLYRYAFLKEFNDTQLLQVFVSAGEKEVIVRMSYRNVITEALPASKVKNKVDEAMRNAKAKYFRIIKDVNQYYYSDATKPDKEIAYNYVQGLGSMTQSWLRVVVASGGKIQDNQLNIRWDFDPDTNKLVVPVSIGHMKLKGDKEFFLESTGLGGAMVRFLYRAFHERTLFSAGNASREGRHNKTATACLEKQYGSKAVNNTKVNGRRVLRTVAADNALVPVLHKAFKTSLYIHKIEVINYKRLEMSLANLPDVDADQLFFLMYGQTFCEPHEDTAKVLAQAPWPPAKIRLNTALANYPEFAKAFKCSNGTTMNPKKRCSVFGTH; encoded by the exons ATGCACCAGCAGTCATCGCAGTCCGAGAACATGGGGTCGGCGACGGGCCCCGTCTCGGGTTCGCGACGTTCGGCGGCCTTTTCGGGTGCCTTCCGAATGACCCGACGGGACCTCATCGCCACGGCCCTGCTCGTCTCGGGCGCGTCGGCCATCGTCGTGACCGCCGCCATCGCGGCCCGCAGCCGCCACCGCCCCGAGCCGTTGCCGTCGCTGCTAGACCTGAAGCCACCGCGCGAGAACCCCTGGCAGACCCGACACATGCCCCTCTACTTCGAGTGCGAGTCGAGCGCGTGTCGCGCTACGGCCGAAGACCTGAGGAAGAACGTCGCTTGGTCCCTGAACCCCTGCGCGGACTTCTACGAGTACGTCTGCTCTAGCGACCGAACGCAGACGAACGTCTATGACTACGCCGTGGCCCACTACCTGCGCGAAGTCAGGGAAGTCATCCGCAAGTACCAGAACCTCGGCTTCTTCTCGAGGACCGCGATGTCGAAAAAGATCACCGGTTTCTTCAGTGCCTGCCAGTCGAGCCGGTTGGATCTGTCCTCGTGGAGATCGCAGCTGGCACACACGTGGAAGTACCTAGACCTCGCTGGGAACCTGGAAGGAGTCGAGAGCATGCTGGCCACGTTCTCGAGGGTGCTCGAGGTCTTCCCCATCGTTCACGTGGCCGTGCTCGAGGCCTCGCACCGGACGTGCGTGGTTCTCACCAAACCCGACGGCAAGGGCGCCGACCGCATTTTCCATGTGCCGCACGCGTTCTCCACCTCGTTCCGGCATTTCGCGGCGGGCCTCTTGGGTCACACTGGGAAAATCCCCGCAGACGCCGACAACCTCATCAACTCTGCGGCCAAGATGGAAGCCGAACTCCAGAAGTACTCGGGTCCTCAAGGTGAGCGTTACTACCACCTTCACGAGTACGGCGATATCCCCGCTTCGGAGGTCGGCAACGGCAGCACTGCCTTCGACTGGACGACGTACCTGAGGAACTTTCTCACGGGCGTCGTGTCCGTCAAGGCCGACTCGTGCGTCATTGTCAAGTCTCCGGCGTACGTGAGGCACGTCGTAAAGGTCTTCGGCAAAGTCTCGAAAAAGGACGTGCGCTCGTTTCTCAAGCTAAGGGCAGCCATGGCGCTGATGCCCTTCCGCAAGTTGGCGGACGCTCCCGGTAAAGAAGAGGTGGAAAAACTGTGCACGCTGGCTACGTACAAGCTCTACCGCTATGCTTTCCTTAAGGAGTTCAACGACACGCAGCTCCTACAGGTGTTTGTCAGCGCTGGCGAGAAGGAAGTCATTGTGAGGATGTCCTACAG GAACGTCATTACGGAAGCCCTGCCCGCGTCCAAGGTTAAAAACAAGGTGGACGAGGCTATGAGAAACGCAAAAGCCAAGTACTTCCGGATCATCAAGGACGTGAATCAGTACTACTACAGCGACGCCACGAAACCTGACAAGGAGATCGCCTACAACTACGTCCAGGGTCTGGGATCCATGACGCAGTCTTGGCTGCGGGTCGTGGTCGCTTCCGGAGGCAAGATCCAGGACAACCAGCTGAACATCCGCTGGGACTTTGACCCAGACACGAACAAGCTCGTCGTCCCCGTCTCTATAGGCCATATGAAACTCAAGGGTGACAAGGAGTTCTTCCTGGAGTCCACAGGTCTCGGAGGGGCCATGGTGCGATTCCTGTACAGGGCGTTCCACGAAAGGACCCTCTTCTCAGCCGGAAACGCCAGTCGGGAGGGCCGTCACAACAAAACGGCGACAGCTTGCCTGGAGAAGCAGTATGGGTCGAAG GCAGTGAACAACACCAAAGTCAATGGACGCCGTGTCTTGAGGACTGTGGCCGCCGACAATGCCCTTGTGCCGGTGCTGCACAAGGCCTTCAAGACCTCGCTGTACATCCACAAGATCGAGGTAATCAACTACAAGAGGCTGGAGATGTCGCTGGCCAACCTTCCGGACGTGGACGCCGACCAGCTGTTTTTCCTGATGTACGGCCAGACTTTCTGCGAACCGCACGAGGACACCGCTAAGGTCCTGGCGCAGGCCCCATGGCCTCCAGCAAAGATCAGACTCAACACCGCGCTGGCCAACTACCCGGAGTTTGCCAAGGCCTTCAAGTGCAGCAACGGGACCACCATGAATCCAAAGAAGCGCTGCTCGGTTTTCGGCACCCATTAA